Genomic DNA from Desulfuromonas versatilis:
GCGGAGGATGTCGAAATCCTCATGGAGAAGCGGGTCGATGACGCCGGCATCGAAGTGGGCCGGACCCCGCTGGCGGTGAAAAAGCGCGCCGTCATCACCGGCGAACTTCTCAAGGACGCCCAGGTGCGCATCGACACCCGGTTCAACCGCCCCTACGTGGCCATCGACTTCGACACGGTCGGGGCGCGGATCTTCGACCAGATCACCGCCGCCAACGTCGGCAAGCGTTTCGCCATCGTCCTCGACGACACGATCTATTCGGCGCCGGTGATCCAGGAGCGCATCTCCGGCGGCAGTGCCCAGATCAGCGGCACCTTCACCGGCAAGGAGGCCGCCGACCTGGCCATCGTGCTGCGCGCCGGTTCGCTGCCGGCACCGGTCAAGATCATCCAGAACCTGACCGTCGGCCCCTCCCTGGGCCAGGATTCGATCCACAAGGGGCTGCTGGCCGGCGCCACGGGGGTGCTGCTGGTCGTCCTGTTCATGGTCGGCTACTACCGCTTCGCCGGCCTGGTGGCCAACGTCGGCCTGGTGCTCAACGTCGTCTACCTGATGGGGATGCTGGCGGCCCTGGGCGCCACCCTGACCCTGCCGGGGATCGCCGCCATCGTGCTGCTGGTGGGGATGTCCGTCGACTCCAACGTGCTGATCTTCGAACGCATCAAGGAAGAGCTGCGCCTCGGCCGAACGCCGGGGACCAGCCTGGCCGCGGGTTACGACAAGGCGTTTCTGACCATCATGGACTCGCACGTGACCACCCTGATCACCGCGGCGGTGCTGTTCCAGTTCGGCACCGGGCCGGTCAAGGGGTTCGCCGTGTCGCTGAGCCTGGGCATCATCATCAACCTGTTCACCTCGCTGGTGGCCACCCGGGTCATCTTCGACCTGGTCCACCGCCGCTCTCCGCTGAAAAACAGCAGCTTCGGCGGCTCCGGCTTCCGCGTGTTCCAGCGGCTGCACTTCGACTTCATCGGCAAACGGGCCATCGCCTTCGCCCTCTCGGCGCTCATCCTGCTCACCGGCCTGGTGGGGATCGTGCAGATCTCCCGGGGCAAGGCCAACCTAGGGATCGACTTCACCGGCGGCACCGCCGTGCAGCTCAAGTTCGACCAGCCCACCTCGCTGGAGAGCGCCCGCGACATCCTGGCCCGCCAGGGGCTCAAGGAGGCGACCCTGCAGGAGATCCGCGAGGGGAACAAGCTGCTGATCAAGGCTGGCAAGGGGACCGGCGGCGAGCAGAGCGTCGCCGAGACGATCAAAAGCGCCTTCCGCCAGGAACTGCCCGAAAACCCCTTCGTGGTGGAATCGTCCAGCGAAATCGGCCCCTCCATCGGCCACAAGCTCAAGCAGGACACCCTGGTGGCGGTGGCCATCTCCCTGCTCGGCATCCTCTGCTACGTCGGCTGGCGCTTCGACCTGAAGTTCGCCGTCGGCGCCCTGGCCGCCACCCTGCACGACGTGGTCGCCATGTTCGCGGTCTTCTTCCTGCTCGGCAAGGAGATCAACCTGCTGTTCATCACCGCCGTGCTGACCATCGCCGGCTATTCGCTGACCGACACGGTGGTGGTCTTCGACCGCACCCGCGAGAACCTGCGGAAAGCCGGCAACGAACCGATCCCCGGCGTCTTCAACCGCAGCCTCAACGAGGTGCTCTCGCGCACCATCGTCACCTCGCTCACCACCTTCCTCGCCGCCTTCGCCCTCTACCTGTTCGGCGGCGAGGTGATCCACGACTTCGCCTTCGCCCTGGTGGTCGGGGTGCTCATCGCCACCTACTCCTCCATCTTCGTGGCCAGCCCGGTGGTGGTGGAGTGGTACCTGCGGGAGAAAAAGAAGCCCGGCTCCTCGGATTCTGGTGCGCTACCGGAATCCGGGGAGAGGCCTACACCCGTTGCCGTGGAGGCTCCGGCGGTGGTCGGCAAGCTGCGCTGAGTCAGGGCAGGAGATTGAAACGGAGGATCGGCCGGCCGATCCTCCGTTTTGAAATCCCCCTCAATCCCCCTTTGTCAAAGGGGGACCTTTGTTTGGCCCCTTTACCAAAGGGGTGCTAGGGGGGCGGGCTATCCGGGCCGAAGCAGAGCAGAGATCTCCCCTGCCTCGGGATGGAGTTTTGTCATCGCTGCCAGGCCTCGGGCGGTCTTCTGCTCCCAGGAGGCTCCGCGGGCCTTCAGGGCTTCCCAGGCCTGCAGAAGATCGCCCGGGCGCTCCTCACCAAGTACGGTGAACAGAAGAGAGGCCTGCCGCAGATCCTTGGCCCTTTTCACCTGCTCCGAAACAGGCCGCTCCTGCGCCACAATCAGCTTGTGGAACGCATAGCGGGCGGGATCGGGGATATTGACCAGGACCCCCGTCGAGTCGATGACGGCTGCCGGCTGCGGGGCCTCGATCAGATAGTCGAGGTATTTGAGCCCCTGCGCGGCGGTCCTGAACTTGGGGACAGGGACAGGCCGGTATTCCTCCCTCTTGTTCTTGGCCGGAGTCAGCACATCCACCCGAAGAGGGCTCTTGCGCACCTTGAAAGAGGTCGATGGGCTGTTGGGATCAAAGGAAGGTACCGGGGAAAAACCCATCTGCAGGCGTTCCAGGGCACCGGGAAGGTCGGCCTCCGGCAACTCCGGAATCGCTACGTCCAGATCCCGCTCCCAGGCAATGTCCACATCCTGCGTTTCGAGCCCCCGCCTCTCCCACCGGCAACCCAGCAGGTTCCCCATGCTCGCAAAGGCGTGCGTGCCGACCAGGACGGCCCCCATCCGGAACACCCCCGCATCGGCCAGGGATTGCAGCACCCGGACATGGGCATGCGTCGCAGTGATTGCTCCCCCGACGCGCAGTTGGGCACAGAGCCTTTGGATGCTCTGCTGGTCCGCCCGAAAGCTTTCTTTTTCCCCCTCGAACTTCGCCACGAGGCGATTCAGTTCGGGGCCTGCCCTGCCGATATAGACCTGTTTGCGCTCTCCGCCAGGCTCGGAATACTGGAAGTAGTAGTAGGTCTCTCCCTTGACGATCTTCTTCACGAATCCGCCCCGAAGAGAGCCGATGGACCGCTGTGCCTCCAAGGCTGTCAGTTGCTCCATCAACTCGGCATAAAGTGTCTGGGTTTCGAGCGGTATCCGTTTCATGAAAATGTCCGTTCCCGGCTTCTCGCATCCGTTATACTCATATTACTAAAAACCTGATGATAACAAACCCCGAAGTGGTTATACTCAGGTTTCAAATAAACTGAGTATAACTATGCCCGCGGATTTGTCCAGGGGGTAGTTTTTTCCAACTGCCCAAAACCCGTCGGAATTTTCCCAGCGCCCCTGGTATCTTCATTGGGGCCGGGGCGGAAATGCCCCGGAAGACCCTGGCCGGTGCGGCGCTGGGCTCTTTCGGGCTGGCGCTTCAATGAGGCCGGGGCGGAAATGCCCCGGAAGACGATGGTGTTGCCCCGGATGGTGATCCCCTCCAGGGCGCTTCAATGAGGCCGGGGCGGAAATGCCCCGGAAGACCCCGAGTCCGATTTTCTCCACCTGGTTGAGGTCGAAGCTTCAATGAGGCCGGGGCGGAAATGCCCCGGAAGACGACCGCCTTGCCCCCGTTGGCCGCCGTCTCGCGCACGCTTCAATGAGGCCGGGGCGGAAATGCCCCGGAAGACACATCATCACCGTCAACTGGGAGGTTGAAATGGTTGCTTCAATGAGGCCGGGGCGGAAATGCCCCGGAAGACCGCGAGGACGGCCACCTCGGTAATGGTCGCAGCTGGCTTCAATGAGGCCGGGGCGGAAATGCCCCGGAAGACAACGTCGCACGACGGGACGGGTTCAGCTGACCATTGCTTCAATGAGGCCGGGGCGGAAATGCCCCGGAAGACGTGTCGCTGATGTTTTTCGGCTTGCAGTCCTGCTCGCTTCAATGAGGCCGGGGCGGAAATGCCCCGGAAGACCCGCAGAAGAGGATCATTTTTCCCACCTTGCGGCGATGCTTCAATGAGGCCGGGGCGGAAATGCCCCGGAAGACCAGGTGATCCGGCAGGCCGTCGCGGAGATTCGGACGGCTTCAATGAGGCCGGGGCGGAAATGCCCCGGAAGACTCAAGCATGTCTCCGGCGGCTGGTCGGTTCTGGGCGTGCTTCAATGAGGCCGGGGCGGAAATGCCCCGGAAGACCTTCGGATTGGCCCGAACGTTCTATCTCGTCCACCCGCTTCAATGAGGCCGGGGCGGAAATGCCCCGGAAGACCTTTCACAACGCTATACACGCTGGGCTGAGCGTGATGCTTCAATGAGGCCGGGGCGGAAATGCCCCGGAAGACGGATCGGCGGGAGCCCGGCGCGGGAAATCAGATGCCGCTTCAATGAGGCCGGGGCGGAAATGCCCCGGAAGACGGCCCTCGACCGTTTCCCCGGATTGCAAGACAAGATGCTTCAATGAGGCCGGGGCGGAAATGCCCCGGAAGACAACCCGGCTTTGAGCAGCCAGCTTTCCTGCTCGATGCCGCTTCAATGAGGCCGGGGCGGAAATGCCCCGGAAGACATGGAATTATCCCGCCACAAAGACCCCCGCACGTTGCTTCAATGAGGCCGTACATGATGCAGATGCGCTCCACCACGTTGCGCAGCTCGCCACAAAGACCCCCGCACGTTGCTTCAATGAGGCCGGGGCGGAAATGCCCCGGAAGACGCACCGGGTCGCGGGGGCTGAACTCGCCCGCCCAATTGCTTCAATGAGGCCGGGGCGGAAATGCCCCGGAAGACTCCTTCCTTGGGTGCCGATGGTTTACGGTATTAAATGCTTCAATGAGGCCGGGGCGGAAATGCCCCGGAAGGTGGGACGGCAGCGCCCTGACCGTCAAGGAGCGCCAGGCTTCAATGAGGCCGGGGCGGAAATGCCCCGGAAGATGGCGGCCAGGGTGCAGCTCTACGCCAACCTCAAGAGGCTTCAATGAGGCCGGGGCGGAAATGCCCCGGAAGCCGACGGAACAGCAAAGCTGTATGTCAGGTCGTGGCGGCTTCAATGAGGCCGGGGCGGAAATGCCCCGGAAGACCGACAAGCCGACCGAGTTCCCACCCGAGGCCCAGCTTCAATGAGGCCGGGGCGGAAATGCCCCGGAAGCCGGAAGCGCCCGAAAGCCCCCCGGAGTTGCAGCAAGCTTCAATGAGGCCGGGGCGGAAATGCCCCGGAAGACTCTTCTCCCGGACCCTGATTTTTTGCGGGGTGGCGGGCCGTTATTCGAGAGGTTATCATTTTGCGTCCCAAGGTCCATAGCCCAATAACATCTGCTTCCCTTCCTGAATAAATTTCTTTCAGTTTTCAAAGAGCTTATAAAATTCGAGTGCTCTCGGCCACAAACGCGTCACCGGAGCACTCGACTACGTTCGGCGAAAAACAGACCTAAACGATCACTGCCTCCCGCCGCACGGGCTCAAATGCCTTGCCGATGCTATGCACATGCGGTTTGACATTCTCTGCCGGCCCTAGGTCGAGTATAAGCACATGGTCCTCCCTGTGGTGGACGATATCACCGATCGCCGCCTCCATTTCGATCATCCGCCGTCGACCGAGCCGACATTGAAACACCGAAAGCTGCAGCCATTCACCGTAACCGTGCATGGTTTTGAACAGTTGCCGCCATCGCTTGGCATTGCTGATATCGTAGCTGACGATGTAGAGATGATCCATGGCCATCACCTCGTCACGAACACGGGGAAATTGGGGATCTCCCCTAACAGAAAACGAACCAGAAGCCGCGCCTGCACCTCGAACAGCCGTCGGTAGCTGATGCGGTATCGGAATATGGGGTGGGTCACCTCCTGACTCATGCGCCGCTCGAAGGCAGCGATGAAACTTCGGCGGCCCTTTTCGCTGAGGTTGCAGCTGCCGGCAGCGTGGATGAAATCGTCGGGCTGAACCTCGCCGTTGTTAATGGCCATGAGCACCGTCGAATCGGCGATCAGGGGGCGAAAAGGCTCCATCATATCCAGGGACAAAGCAGGTCGGCCGAAGCGCGCCTGATGGTAAAATCCCCGGTAAGGGTCGAGCCCCACCGCCGCCAGGGTCACAGTCCACTCCCTGGTCAGCATGGCATAGGCGAAGGAGAGCATGGCGTTAACCGGATCGCGCGGAGGGCGCCGGTTACGGGTGGTCAGATCGAAGGGAATCTTCTCGTTTTCGTCCCTTTTGAACATACCTGAGAAGTTCTCAAAATAGCGGCCGGCCGCCGTCCCCTCGATCCCGAGCAAAGTATCGAGGGTCCTCATGCGAAACGCGTTCCGCAAGTCGCGCCGCAGGGCGTCGAGAGTCGGTGAAATCTCCTCGACATTCCCTTTCCAGTTGCGCTTAAGCAGAGTGCGGCTGTTGGCGATCTTGCCGGCGACCAGCCGCCGCGCCAGTTTGAGGCAGGCCTCCTCATCGAAGCTGGCGCGGTACTGAACGGTGCGAGTTTCGACATTACGGTGCCCCGTGCCCACAGTATGACCCATGAACCAGCCGCCGTAACTCAGCCAGGTGACTGGGATTTCCCGCGCCAGGCACTCGTGAAGCGCGGGGGTGGTCAGGCTCGAATTTCCGAACAGCACCACCTGGGAGGTTTCGCCATAGCGCGCAGCAGCGACCTTTTCCTTCTCGACCTCGACCACCAGGGTGTCTCCGGCCTTTCGCACATAGGCACGCGGCGACTGCACGTAGAGGGGCAAGCCGTTTTCGGTGTGAGGATAAATGGGGCGCGGTTCGGTGCCCGCGTGGCTGAGAAACCGCACCTCGTCGGGCAGACAGATCCCCACCAGCGAACAGCGCGGGCATTTGGGGCTGTCTTCCAGCGGCGGGGGGATCTCGCCGATACTGGCCGACTCGCGGAAACCATCAATGGCCGCCAGGGTTTCATCGATCAGTTCGCCGTTGAAAGGCACGCCTACCCGCTCGCGCGATTCGACGAAATAAATGAACCCCTCGTCCACCTGAAACCCGTGTTCGCGCAGCAGCAGTCCTTGGGCACAGAGCTGCACTCGCTCGGGCGCATAGACCCCGCCGGCCACGTGGGGTCGCTTGCCCCGTTTGTAATCGACGGGGCGCACCACTT
This window encodes:
- the secD gene encoding protein translocase subunit SecD; translated protein: MSRQPHWRAGLTVFLLLLSIVYLAPTLNATLPAWWKSPLPQQRISLGLDLQGGSHLVLDVQTEAAVEGYLDRLATDLEDGLNAAKTPFKKIARAGGDGLKLSIYDQESLAALTALVKKSHPELRVEPGPDEGALIPVEIRIPDQPLQELKDRTVLQALETIRNRIDQFGVAEPVVQREGAEHIVVQLPGIKDPQRAIELIGKTARLEFRLLDENADPTRPSTLAEDVEILMEKRVDDAGIEVGRTPLAVKKRAVITGELLKDAQVRIDTRFNRPYVAIDFDTVGARIFDQITAANVGKRFAIVLDDTIYSAPVIQERISGGSAQISGTFTGKEAADLAIVLRAGSLPAPVKIIQNLTVGPSLGQDSIHKGLLAGATGVLLVVLFMVGYYRFAGLVANVGLVLNVVYLMGMLAALGATLTLPGIAAIVLLVGMSVDSNVLIFERIKEELRLGRTPGTSLAAGYDKAFLTIMDSHVTTLITAAVLFQFGTGPVKGFAVSLSLGIIINLFTSLVATRVIFDLVHRRSPLKNSSFGGSGFRVFQRLHFDFIGKRAIAFALSALILLTGLVGIVQISRGKANLGIDFTGGTAVQLKFDQPTSLESARDILARQGLKEATLQEIREGNKLLIKAGKGTGGEQSVAETIKSAFRQELPENPFVVESSSEIGPSIGHKLKQDTLVAVAISLLGILCYVGWRFDLKFAVGALAATLHDVVAMFAVFFLLGKEINLLFITAVLTIAGYSLTDTVVVFDRTRENLRKAGNEPIPGVFNRSLNEVLSRTIVTSLTTFLAAFALYLFGGEVIHDFAFALVVGVLIATYSSIFVASPVVVEWYLREKKKPGSSDSGALPESGERPTPVAVEAPAVVGKLR
- a CDS encoding GSU2403 family nucleotidyltransferase fold protein, whose amino-acid sequence is MKRIPLETQTLYAELMEQLTALEAQRSIGSLRGGFVKKIVKGETYYYFQYSEPGGERKQVYIGRAGPELNRLVAKFEGEKESFRADQQSIQRLCAQLRVGGAITATHAHVRVLQSLADAGVFRMGAVLVGTHAFASMGNLLGCRWERRGLETQDVDIAWERDLDVAIPELPEADLPGALERLQMGFSPVPSFDPNSPSTSFKVRKSPLRVDVLTPAKNKREEYRPVPVPKFRTAAQGLKYLDYLIEAPQPAAVIDSTGVLVNIPDPARYAFHKLIVAQERPVSEQVKRAKDLRQASLLFTVLGEERPGDLLQAWEALKARGASWEQKTARGLAAMTKLHPEAGEISALLRPG
- the cas2 gene encoding CRISPR-associated endonuclease Cas2, whose protein sequence is MDHLYIVSYDISNAKRWRQLFKTMHGYGEWLQLSVFQCRLGRRRMIEMEAAIGDIVHHREDHVLILDLGPAENVKPHVHSIGKAFEPVRREAVIV
- the cas4g/cas1g gene encoding CRISPR-associated endonuclease Cas4g/Cas1g: MAENPDLPFIPARMLNEYVYCPRLGYLMWVQGEFAHSADTVDGKLKHRRVDKESRQRLPEAPDDEETIHARSVGLSSALLGITAKIDLVEGEGEVVRPVDYKRGKRPHVAGGVYAPERVQLCAQGLLLREHGFQVDEGFIYFVESRERVGVPFNGELIDETLAAIDGFRESASIGEIPPPLEDSPKCPRCSLVGICLPDEVRFLSHAGTEPRPIYPHTENGLPLYVQSPRAYVRKAGDTLVVEVEKEKVAAARYGETSQVVLFGNSSLTTPALHECLAREIPVTWLSYGGWFMGHTVGTGHRNVETRTVQYRASFDEEACLKLARRLVAGKIANSRTLLKRNWKGNVEEISPTLDALRRDLRNAFRMRTLDTLLGIEGTAAGRYFENFSGMFKRDENEKIPFDLTTRNRRPPRDPVNAMLSFAYAMLTREWTVTLAAVGLDPYRGFYHQARFGRPALSLDMMEPFRPLIADSTVLMAINNGEVQPDDFIHAAGSCNLSEKGRRSFIAAFERRMSQEVTHPIFRYRISYRRLFEVQARLLVRFLLGEIPNFPVFVTR